From Channa argus isolate prfri chromosome 18, Channa argus male v1.0, whole genome shotgun sequence, the proteins below share one genomic window:
- the LOC137103368 gene encoding protein phosphatase PTC7 homolog, with product MLSVLSYGRLVARAVLGGLSQTDGRDYSLITASYGFGKDFRKGILKKGMCYGDDACFIARHRSADVLGVADGVGGWRDYGVDPSQFSATLMRTCERLVKEGRFTPSHPVGILTSGYYELLQNKVPLLGSSTACIVVLDRRSHRLHTCNLGDSGFLVVRGGEVVHRSDEQQHYFNTPFQLSIAPPGAEGVVLSDSPEAADSSSFDVQLGDIILTATDGLFDNMPDYMILQELKKLKATNYDSILQTAQSIAKQAHDLAYDPNYMSPFAQFACDNGLNVRGGKPDDITVLLSIVAEYTD from the exons ATGTTATCCGTTCTGTCTTATGGAAGACTGGTAGCCAGAGCTGTCCTGGGTGGACTCTCTCAGACCGACGGTCGGGACTACAGCTTGATCACCGCCAGTTATGGATTCGGTAAAGACTTTCGGAAGGGGATTCTGAAGAAAGGAATGTGCTACGGGGATGATGCTTGCTTCATTGCGCGTCACAGGAGCGCTGACGTTTTAG GTGTAGCAGATGGTGTAGGTGGGTGGCGTGACTATGGTGTAGACCCATCGCAGTTCTCTGCCACCCTAATGAGAACCTGTGAGCGACTGGTAAAGGAGGGTCGCTTTACTCCCAGTCATCCAGTGGGTATTCTGACCTCTGGATACTATGAGCTCCTACAGAACAAAGTTCCCTTGCTAG gAAGCAGCACAGCCTGTATCGTGGTTCTGGATCGACGGAGTCATCGGCTACACACGTGCAACCTTGGGGACTCAGGCTTCCTAGTTGTTCGGGGAGGAGAGGTTGTTCATCGGTCAGACGAGCAACAGCACTATTTTAACACACCTTTTCAGCTGTCTATTGCTCCTCCAGGAGCTGAGGGGGTGGTGCTCAGTGACAG TCCTGAAGCAGCTGACAGCTCCTCCTTCGACGTGCAGCTTGGCGACATCATTTTGACGGCAACAGACGGCCTCTTCGATAACATGCCGGACTACATGATTCTTCAGGAGCTCAAAAAGCTTAAG GCTACCAACTATGACAGCATCCTGCAGACTGCACAGAGTATTGCAAAACAAGCTCATGATCTTGCTTATGACCCCAACTACATGTCTCCCTTTGCACAGTTTGCCTGCGACAATGGCCTGAATGTTAGGG GAGGAAagccagatgacatcacagtgCTGCTGTCCATTGTAGCTGAATATACAGACTAa